The genomic segment CTTGGCTTCCAACTCCTCGCACAACTCGGGGTTATCCTTCAGCAGTGCTTTTACTGCGTCGCGACCCTGAGCCAGTTTCGAGTCCTCGTATGAGAACCACGAACCGCTCTTCTTGATGATCTCGTACTCTACACCCAAGTCCACAATCTCGCCAATCTTCGAGATACCCTCGCCGAAGGTAATCTCAAACTCAGCTTTGCGGAAAGGGGGAGCCACCTTGTTCTTCACCACCTTCACGCGCACCTGGTTGCCAATGGGCTGGTCGCCGTCCTTCAGGGTGGTCACCTTGCGGATGTCCAGACGAACAGAAGCATAGAACTTCAGGGCGTTACCACCAGTGGTAGTCTCAGGGTTACCAAACATCACACCAATCTTCTCGCGCAACTGGTTGATGAAGATACAAGTGGTGTTGGTCTTGGCGATGGTCGAGGTCACCTTACGCAGGGCCTGACTCATCAGACGGGCATGCAGACCAACGGCCGAATCACCCATGTCGCCCTCAATCTCCTTCTTAGGTGTCAGGGCTGCCACAGAGTCGATGACGATGATGTCAATGGCAGCCGAGCGAATCAGCTGATCGGCAATCTCCAGTGCCTGCTCACCATTGTCTGGCTGCGAGATATACAGGTTGTCGATGTCCACACCCAGCTTCTGAGCATAGAAGCGGTCGAAGGCATGCTCTGCGTCGATGAACGCTGCAATGCCGCCTGCCTTCTGTGCCTCGGCAATGGCGTGGATGGCCAGTGTAGTCTTACCAGATGACTCCGGACCATATATCTCGATGATGCGTCCTTTTGGGTAGCCGCCCACACCAAGGGCAGCGTTCAGGCTGATTGAGCCAGTAGGAATCACATCAACATTCTCTATCTTTTCCTCGCCCATGCGCATGATGCTGCCTTTGCCAAAGTCCTTCTCGATCTTCGACATGGCAGCCTGCAGAGCTTTCATTTTCTCCTGTTGCGGAGTCAACTGTTCTGTTTCTTCTTTCTTTGCCATAGTTGATATACATTAGTTATTATAATTCCAAATCACCATCGTGAATCTCGTGCCAAGGCAGGCCCTGCTTGTTCAGCTGCTCCATGAATGGATCGGGATCGAACTCCTCTACGTTGTGAACGCCTGGGGTGTTCCAAAGACCCTTGCAGAACATCATGGCACCAATCATGGCAGGCACACCAGTGGTGTAGCTCACGCCCTGCATGCCAGTCTCCTCGTAGGCGGCACGGTGACTGCAGTTGTTGTATACGTAATAGGTATGTTCCTTGCCGTCGTTGCCGATACCACGGATGCGGCAGCCGATAGAGGTCTGTCCCTCGTAGTTCTCGCCCAGATCCTGTGGGTTAGGCAGTACAGCCTTCAGGAACTGCAGGGGCACAATCTTCACCTTTACGGTCTTGCCACTGCCGTCGGCCAATGGTGCCTCGTATTCCACCTCGTCGATGCGACTCATGCCAATGTTCTGAATCACCTCCAGGTGCTTCAGGTACTGCTGACCGAAGGTCATCCAGAAGCGGGCACGCTTGATGGTGGGATAGTTGATCACCAGCGACTCGATCTCCTCGTGGTGCAGCAGGTAGCTGTCGCGAGGACCAATCTCTGGGTAGGTCAGGTCCTTGTGAATCTCCAGGGGCTCCGTCTCAACCCACTTGCCATCTTCCCAATACAAGCCCTTCTGTGTGATCTCGCGGATGTTGATTTCTGGGTTGAAGTTGGTGGCGAAAGCCTTGTGGTGGTCGCCAGCGTTACAGTCAACGATATCCAGGTACTGAATCTCCTTGAAGTGATGCTTGGCAGCATAGGCGGTGTAGATAGAAGTCACACCTGGGTCGAAACCGCAACCCAGGATGGCTGTCAGTCCAGCCTTCTCGAAGCGCTCGCGATAAGCCCACTGCCATGAGTACTCAAAGTGAGCCTCGTCCTTAGGCTCGTAGTTGGCCGTATCCAGATAGTTGCATCCGCATGCCAGACAAGCATCCATGATTGTCAAGTCCTGATAGGGCAGGGCCAGGTTGATCACCAGCTCAGGCTTGTAGTCGTTGAACAGCGCCTTCAGCTGCTCCACATCGTCGGCGTCCACCTGGGCAGTCTTGATGTCCAGCTTGTAACCAGCCTTATGGATATCCTCAACTATCTTGTCGCACTTCGCCTTTCTGCGACTTGCAATCATAAACTCCGTAAATACGTCAGCATTCTGTGCAATCTTGAATGCTGCTACTGTAGCGACGCCACCAGCGCCAATCATTAATACTCTACTCATATTTCTTTTTATTTTATTTCTTCTCCTTTAATACCCAGGGCCGCCATGAGCGAATAACCAAGAATCTCCTGACGGAAGTTGCCGCCAGCCATAGGCTGCATGGCAAACACGGTGATGCGCTTCTCGTCGTCGTCCATCTTGCGGAGGATGCTGCGCACCTCGTCATAATGAGCCTCGTCAGGGATCACCATCACGCGCTTCACGTCCTTCTGCTGCAGCACAGTCTGCAGGGTGTCCATAAACAACTCGTCCTTGTCAACGAAGCCCTCGCCGTTGGGTGTGCTGAAGCAAAACTCGCCCAGGTTGCCCTTGAAAGCCATGCCTTCCAGCTCCTCGGCAAACTTCCCGGGGGCAAAGTTCTTCATCTCTGTCTGCTCCTTGTCGTGCG from the Prevotella sp. E15-22 genome contains:
- a CDS encoding DUF6621 family protein, with protein sequence MNENVIIADANFVDKVAFDLIVNFERMLERRIPQADMARWAECIALDGGLREGDHQTVVILTHDKEQTEMKNFAPGKFAEELEGMAFKGNLGEFCFSTPNGEGFVDKDELFMDTLQTVLQQKDVKRVMVIPDEAHYDEVRSILRKMDDDEKRITVFAMQPMAGGNFRQEILGYSLMAALGIKGEEIK
- the recA gene encoding recombinase RecA; the protein is MAKKEETEQLTPQQEKMKALQAAMSKIEKDFGKGSIMRMGEEKIENVDVIPTGSISLNAALGVGGYPKGRIIEIYGPESSGKTTLAIHAIAEAQKAGGIAAFIDAEHAFDRFYAQKLGVDIDNLYISQPDNGEQALEIADQLIRSAAIDIIVIDSVAALTPKKEIEGDMGDSAVGLHARLMSQALRKVTSTIAKTNTTCIFINQLREKIGVMFGNPETTTGGNALKFYASVRLDIRKVTTLKDGDQPIGNQVRVKVVKNKVAPPFRKAEFEITFGEGISKIGEIVDLGVEYEIIKKSGSWFSYEDSKLAQGRDAVKALLKDNPELCEELEAKIMEKIKDNQ
- a CDS encoding saccharopine dehydrogenase family protein; translation: MSRVLMIGAGGVATVAAFKIAQNADVFTEFMIASRRKAKCDKIVEDIHKAGYKLDIKTAQVDADDVEQLKALFNDYKPELVINLALPYQDLTIMDACLACGCNYLDTANYEPKDEAHFEYSWQWAYRERFEKAGLTAILGCGFDPGVTSIYTAYAAKHHFKEIQYLDIVDCNAGDHHKAFATNFNPEINIREITQKGLYWEDGKWVETEPLEIHKDLTYPEIGPRDSYLLHHEEIESLVINYPTIKRARFWMTFGQQYLKHLEVIQNIGMSRIDEVEYEAPLADGSGKTVKVKIVPLQFLKAVLPNPQDLGENYEGQTSIGCRIRGIGNDGKEHTYYVYNNCSHRAAYEETGMQGVSYTTGVPAMIGAMMFCKGLWNTPGVHNVEEFDPDPFMEQLNKQGLPWHEIHDGDLEL